Within the Pseudorasbora parva isolate DD20220531a chromosome 15, ASM2467924v1, whole genome shotgun sequence genome, the region gtgattggttcctgtaaaagtgtaacagaagcagtagaaatgaatgcacaggtttccagacctgagttgccgggcgaaatTAAATcactggcagatcaggctgggtttaggGGTTACATCgctattttaaagtaataaatgCACATATTCATTGTTAAGAAAGACACAATCACGCattacacgcacacacacacacacacacacacactctctctcgataattcaaataaataatttaaattattcaaataaacGTAATCTTACGCACTACTTTATCTCTGTGTCTGATTCAAAGGAGGAAGAATGCAAGATCTAACCgtaactgacaaaaatgtgacCCTCGGTTGAATATTGCTCTGcaaacatcaataacagctttaagttgTCAATGTTATGTCAGTTGTCAAGAGGGCTGACCTCTTGTAATCATGTAGCCCACTTTTTAGGTACTAAATCGTCATCGGAGGCTGACACGCTGCTCTTCGTGGTGTTGTTGTGAGCGCTAGGGAAAGGAAATGCGCCATACGTCATCGCAATGCTATATAATTGATATCGCGATATGACACtttttatcatgtaaaaatgtataccaGTATTACCATTAACTGTATGGTATGGCACACCTCCATTCCCAATACATTACAACAGTGATGATCAAAAAGTTTAGACAAAACTGTCActgagaggtgtgtgtgtgcacatccGCGTGTACACTCATCTGAAGTCGAAAGCAAGCAAATATTGAGTTTTCTTTGTGTTTGAACAGataatttcacacaaaaaatgtcaacatgCCAGTCTTGGCAAGTACATAGCACGTGTCGAATCTGCACCGTGAATAATTTGAACCGTTGCTGCCCAGCTAAATCATCAGTATTTTCTAACCTGTGCTGCTTTGTTCCAGGCAGAGGACGTGAGACGGATTGCAGACAGTGAACTGGGCTTTCAGCAGATCACACTCAGTAGCCCAAGCTCGGCTAAAACCTACCTGTTCATTAACAGTGACAGGATGGTTGTGGGATGTCTGGTGGCTGAGAATATTAGACAGGTGAGTCTGTCTAACTAAAGGCTTAAGCTCAGAAGGCCAGTGATGAAAGTAAAACTGATCTTACAGAACCCAATGTTTTCTAGGCCTTTCGGGTGCTGGAGCAGCCAGAGAAACCCCAAGACATAAACAAGGAGGATTTCATGGAGCGCCACAGGGCCTGGTGCTGCTCTACCGTTCCCGAAAAAGCCATCTGTGGTGTCAGTCGCATCTGGGTCTTCAGTCTGATGAGGAGGAAGAGCATCGCCACTCGCCTTCTGGACACTGTCAGGTACCAAACTTTTAATAAGATGAAAGAAGAAGTAGGAGTTTGCATAAATTACTTTGTGTATATAAAACTATTGTTTCTTACTCATTCAGGAATACTTTCATGTACGGGAGCCATCTGACCAAAGAAGAAATCGCCTTTTCTGACCCTACACCTGAGGGGAAGCTGTTTGCTACAAAATACTGCGAGACGCCAACGTTTCTGGTGTACAACTTCATCAGTTAAAGGAAGAACAACTACACTAGGTTTTAGTTTGACTGCATTTGTTAatgcttttttatgtttttttcaaagtttttaacagaaaaaaaattgttagaTGTTCAAATTGTATTCAGTGTGATATGATAAGCATCTCATGTAGAGACTGTTTAGTCTTTAATGTTACGTTTATTCATATTTACTTCAGCACAAATACTGGTTGTTTATTGTAAGCCAGCAGGTCCTAAAGGTTCCTGTTTGGAAAATTAGGGTTTGTAATTCCTTTAAGTTTGTTGTAAAGTTGATCAAAAATTGTTAAGATGCTCCTTGCtttgtacatattttaaaataaatggtcTTGTTCGtatattttgtattgtatttgaATTAATCTGAGTTACACAGGTTCGTTGACTGGTCACTACTTAAAATGTACCTTCTGAAAAATATTCATATGTTCATTATAGTAATGAGTCATGAGATCTTATACACAAATACCATAGTTCAAACAGACACTTTATTTCAAATTGCACCGTAGCAAATACAGTATCTAAAACATGCCTCAATGTCATTAGAGTACATAAGAACATATGTAACAACTAATcctcaacagaaaaatatatacaatgtgACAGACAGCTCACAAAGTAAAAATTACAGACAGAAATCAGACCGACCCAACCTGTAAACATaccaatatattttacattgacAGGAATGGATTAGTAAATTTAATCAATTACAATGACCTCACTGTGTTTGTCAGAAAGCTGGTTGTTGCATTCCAGCACCTGAACAATATGAGCTGCAGAGGGTCTTTTATGAGGGTCTTCCTCTGTACAGAGACAGAAGAGCTCCACCATCCTCTGGTAAGACCCTCCCAGAGTGGCTTCATCCAAAGCCGGTCGAGTTCCCAGCCTCTCATAATATGCATCTTCATCAAAGTCATTAAAGGAGTCATCTAAGGAAAAGACAACAGATAAGAGGCACtttgaaaaaaagtataaaaactTTCAAATCTATTCGCTAAGATATTACAAATAGCACCTGGATTTGATTACAGTAACtttaccatcatcatcatcagcctCATCATCTCCCTCAGTATCCAGCATCTCCAGATGAGGAACAGAAAGTGTCATCATCTCCCACAGTGTGAGCCCATACGCAAAGATATCAGCTTTGTCTGTGATAATCCCATCCTCCAAAGCTTCCTTAGGCTTCCACGGCTCCGTCCCAATGTAGTGGGCTTTTGGATCGCTCACTGAGGAAAGAGGTTTGAAATAATACTTTAATAGAGTGGATCTCAAAACAAggtaaaacaaaacatgtttttaatgaacaaatgaaggAAAAATAATCCTGTTGAAATGCTAAATCTTTTCGTACCCTGCATGTTTTCATCCAGTGGCAGTGACACACCAACATCACAGATTTTGATGCTTTCAAAGTCGCCCTTGATCACAACATTGCATGATTTCATGTCTCCATGCAAAAGCTTCTTCTCATTATGCAGGTACTGAAGGGaaaaaaatgacaataaaaCAGTAGAAGGAGCTTGACATTTCAGAATTACATTTGATTATGGAAAAAGCAGTAAAAGCCTATTCACACCAAGGACGATAACTATACGGTATAGCGATGTAGTTGCAATCGAAATTATTCAGCATCCATTGCAAATCAGGTTCACTGGAAAAATGTACAGACTTACATACTGTCTTACATACACACGTGACACTCAACAAACCAAGCCAGTTCAGATATTTCATGTGTTCTAGCTCAAACACACGTGATGCAACTAACAGAGTGTTCGATTAGTTACATCAGGTGGGCTTGAGACAACCCCTGTTCAGCAGATGTGTGCTGTTGTGAGGGATTCTGCTCAGAGGTTTGAATCATTTTGAGACTGCAGAAGTCattaaaagctgcattttcagtcGAATTTGGGGAAACCACTTGAAATATTTGTTGTGTTTAAATTACTTTGTTTGATTTGTTCGTTGCAAACAGTTTAAAAGTCTGTTCATTTTGCCAATAACCCTGATTTGCAATGGAGGTTGAATAATTTTGATAACAACTGTATAAAAATCTTtctaaattgtaaaaaaaaaaaaaaaaaaaaaaagcagagcCTACACCACAACAAAAATGCAAAGAGGAACATTATCATTGTAAATTCCAGATGGTGAAACGTTAAGTCCAGCTCACACAAAGAATGATAATATTAGCTCCTACACGTACACACAATATAGCTGTGTATGAGTACAAGTGCTTATAAGTGTATAAGTAAGTGCTTAAGTTATATCATCTGCTGCTGTAATTGTGACGTTTACAactcgcaattcagactttattttTCAGAATAAAGAAGAAAACATTTCTCGCAATGTTTACTTTATTCGCAGAGTCAGAATTGCTAGAATAAAAATTCTGAGAAATAAAGTGAAATTGTGTGAAAATATGAGCTGACTCCCCCCCACCCAAGTTGCACCCAATTGCAACTTATTTTTCAGaatttcacatttatttctTGCAATTCTGCCTTTATAACTCACGAATGTGAGTTTATAGTTCGCAAtgctgagaaaaaaagtcagaattgtcagataaagtcgcaattacctGTATTTTTCATTCCGTgttggaaacaagcttccatatagcctgacaagccagacccacatcaagatgtttggtctggaaactcaccattgacagggctcaatctgaggggcgggataaatggttgtctttcaaactccctctgcacgcgataggatagcgctacaccaaccagagcaacgacggtgaaacagagcttgttgatagattaaacattcgccgaatccggtcggctaaactccgaacacatcttccctttttaagaatgacttcagtgccgttctttgttcttttctcagagaaaagcgtaactccaagtcttccagagtcgcggtcaaagctgattcgaaagaccgccgttcgctagtttctgtgtttactagaagcacgcaaacgcaactcggccgttatcattatggccccgcccaccgactctatacacaatgtgattggaccagcaagagttaggcgaatacagctcagaagggtattgagagttgctagacgacactcgcgggcagattcgatttgctgccgctagggtgcgtctagatttctaggctagcttcCATACTCATCTGCTGGAAAACAATCATTGCGAAAGTGATTCCAGCGAGATCGTTCCTCTGTGCCGTTATTTCTATAGTTGTGGTATGGGCTCTGCTATTCTTTTACATTTAGAACGATCTTTAACACTATATTTTATAGTAATATAGTAATCGCccttggtgtgaatgggccttaaagggttagttcacccaaaaatgaaaattctgtcatttactctccctcaagttgttccaaacctgcatgaatttctttcttctgctgaacacaaaggaagatatttggaagaatgtttgtatacaatcagattttgagccccattaactaccatagtagggggaaaaatactatagtcaatggggctcaaaatctgcttgtatacaaacattcttccaaatagcTTTGTCTATTATGTCTCTATATAGATTAGTGGCTTTAACAGTAAATTACTGATTTCACAACCATACCTGTAGACCACGTGCAACGTGAAGAGCCACTTTTTCAATAGTGGCCACTGGGAACGCCTGTAGGCCCTCATCTCTCCTTTTCTCAATGAGATCATTCAGAGACTGCTCACCACCGTACTCCATCGCTAAACACTTAGAGCCGTCCTTTGCTGTGGTAAAAGCTCTGAagccttaaaaaaaacaagggGAAAGGATATTTGGCGTATAATCTTCATATTTACCTTTacatgtaatattttaaaatacttgCCAACAATATTGGGGTGGTGCAGGTCTTTTAAGATCTTTGCCTCCTCGGTCAGACGCTTCTGATAAACATTCATTTGACTTATTGCACACTTGCTGTTGATCTTCTTAATGGCCCATGGTGAATGAGTCTGCTTGCCCATCCTGATGTTGTAAATATTGGCATAGATTTAATAGTGTCCATTACGCTAACACAGGTATCACAAACAGTCAACAAAATTGTTTTATGTTTGTATGTAAGATTGTACCTGTTCATGAGATAGACATTGACTCCAGTCCCGCAGCCGAGCTTCTTCATGAAAGGAGAGGCAGGAATGGTGACTGGGGTTCCGCATGCACTGACTGAtcacaaacaatacatttaagaCATTATTAGCGACTTATGGATCCAGCTGGAATGTAAAATGAGAAGTTTTGATGATGAGAAAGTCAATATAACGTGTATGTTAGTTATAGTATCAGACGTTTTAAAGATGACTAACGTTACCTGGACTTTTTACTTTAGCAGGCTTGCAAGGCGTTTTAAAGGCACTGGGTGATTCTTTGTTGGCCTCCATTTgtctaaaattaaacaataaaagaaCATCATATTTTTGTTTACATGACCACAATCCGTACGACATAACGACAAACGTTCCACACGTTTAATCATGCTATACACAGCTAActaatcaaaacaaaaaataataccaCAATTCGTAAGGCGTAGCATTACACATACATATAAtgtataaaatgttaaattacattaaatatgaACTTCAGAGATGCCAAAAACCGCGCCCGTATTTCAAATTCACTGGCTACAATGACGTCAAATTACAGTGTCTGTAGAGGGACAAAACTGATTGCGTGCGTTTTCGTTTATTTCTTCAGTTCTTTTCCTTAGAGTGTGGCTCTCAACTAGCTCTCATTTTtataacattaacattttataacatattatattcaAGTTCACAATTTCATAGCCTGTTTAGATCGT harbors:
- the pbk gene encoding lymphokine-activated killer T-cell-originated protein kinase homolog translates to MEANKESPSAFKTPCKPAKVKSPVSACGTPVTIPASPFMKKLGCGTGVNVYLMNRMGKQTHSPWAIKKINSKCAISQMNVYQKRLTEEAKILKDLHHPNIVGFRAFTTAKDGSKCLAMEYGGEQSLNDLIEKRRDEGLQAFPVATIEKVALHVARGLQYLHNEKKLLHGDMKSCNVVIKGDFESIKICDVGVSLPLDENMQVSDPKAHYIGTEPWKPKEALEDGIITDKADIFAYGLTLWEMMTLSVPHLEMLDTEGDDEADDDDDDSFNDFDEDAYYERLGTRPALDEATLGGSYQRMVELFCLCTEEDPHKRPSAAHIVQVLECNNQLSDKHSEVIVID